A DNA window from Thermococcus sp. 4557 contains the following coding sequences:
- the hydD gene encoding NADPH-dependent hydrogenase/sulfhydrogenase 1 subunit delta, with protein sequence MEGKVRIGFYALTSCYGCQLQLAMMDELLQLLPKAEIVCWFMVERDSYEDEPVDIAFIEGSVSTEEEVELVKKIRENAKIVVAVGSCAVHGGVQSWEKDKSLEELWKTVYGDGKVKFEPKMAEPVENYIKVDYRIYGCPPEKKDFLYALGTFLVGSWPEDIDYPVCVECRLKGHPCVLIEKGEPCLGPITRAGCDARCPGFGVACIGCRGAIGYDVAWFDSLARTFKEKGISKEEILQRMKIFNAHNPKLEEMVEKIFQEVEE encoded by the coding sequence ATGGAAGGAAAGGTCAGAATTGGGTTTTACGCTCTCACCTCATGCTACGGCTGTCAGCTCCAGCTGGCCATGATGGACGAGCTCCTTCAGCTGTTACCAAAGGCGGAAATCGTCTGCTGGTTCATGGTCGAGAGGGACAGCTACGAGGACGAGCCGGTGGACATAGCCTTCATCGAGGGGAGCGTTTCCACCGAGGAGGAGGTCGAGCTCGTCAAGAAGATACGCGAGAACGCGAAGATAGTGGTTGCCGTTGGCTCCTGTGCAGTCCACGGAGGCGTGCAGAGCTGGGAGAAGGACAAGAGCCTCGAAGAGCTCTGGAAGACCGTCTACGGCGACGGGAAGGTCAAGTTCGAGCCGAAGATGGCCGAGCCGGTGGAGAACTACATCAAGGTTGATTACCGCATCTACGGCTGCCCGCCGGAGAAGAAGGACTTCCTCTACGCCCTCGGCACCTTCCTCGTCGGCTCGTGGCCGGAGGACATAGACTACCCTGTCTGCGTCGAGTGCAGGCTGAAGGGACACCCGTGCGTACTCATAGAGAAGGGCGAGCCGTGCCTTGGACCAATAACGAGGGCCGGCTGTGACGCAAGGTGCCCAGGATTCGGAGTGGCATGCATCGGCTGCAGGGGAGCGATAGGCTACGATGTAGCGTGGTTCGACTCACTCGCCAGGACGTTCAAGGAGAAGGGAATCAGCAAGGAGGAAATACTCCAGCGCATGAAGATTTTCAACGCCCACAACCCGAAGCTCGAGGAGATGGTTGAGAAGATATTCCAGGAGGTGGAAGAATGA
- the hydA gene encoding NADPH-dependent hydrogenase/sulfhydrogenase 1 subunit alpha, with protein sequence MKNLYLPITVDHIARVEGKGGVEIVVGDDGVKEVRLNIIEGPRFFEAITLGKKLDEALAVYPRICSFCSAAHKLTAVEAAEKAIGFTPREEIQALREVLYIGDMIESHALHLYLLVLPDYLGYSNPLKMVNEYKKEIGIALDLKNLGSWMMDELGARAIHQENVVLGGFGKLPDKATLETMKKRLSEALPKAEYTFELFSKLEQYEEVEGPIIHVAVKPRGDVYGIYGDYIKVSDGFEFPVEDYKKHIVEKVVEHSFAKHSFYKGEKPFMVGALPRLVNNAETLYGRARELYESHKDLLRPTNPFANNLAQALELVYFIERGIDLIDEALAKWPIAPKDRVEVKDGFGVSTTEAPRGIVTYALEVKDGRVAYADIITPTAYNFAMMEVHVRMMAEKHYNDDPERLKYLTEMVVRAYDPCISCSVHVARL encoded by the coding sequence ATGAAGAACCTCTACCTTCCCATCACCGTTGATCACATAGCGCGCGTTGAGGGCAAGGGCGGCGTCGAGATAGTCGTCGGAGACGATGGCGTCAAGGAGGTCAGGCTCAACATCATAGAGGGCCCGAGGTTCTTCGAGGCCATAACCCTCGGTAAGAAGCTCGATGAGGCCCTGGCAGTCTACCCGAGGATATGCTCATTCTGTTCGGCTGCCCACAAGCTTACCGCGGTTGAAGCCGCTGAGAAGGCGATAGGCTTCACCCCGCGCGAGGAAATCCAGGCCCTCAGAGAGGTCCTCTACATCGGCGACATGATAGAGAGCCACGCCCTCCACCTCTACCTCCTTGTCCTCCCGGACTACCTCGGCTACTCCAACCCGCTCAAGATGGTGAACGAGTACAAGAAGGAGATAGGCATCGCCCTCGACCTAAAGAACCTCGGAAGCTGGATGATGGACGAACTCGGAGCGAGGGCGATACACCAGGAGAACGTCGTCCTCGGAGGCTTCGGCAAGCTGCCCGACAAGGCCACCCTCGAAACCATGAAGAAGCGCCTCAGCGAAGCACTTCCGAAGGCGGAGTACACCTTCGAGCTGTTCTCCAAGCTTGAGCAGTACGAGGAGGTCGAGGGGCCGATAATCCACGTGGCGGTAAAGCCGAGGGGAGATGTCTACGGCATCTACGGCGACTACATCAAGGTGAGCGACGGCTTCGAGTTCCCGGTCGAGGACTACAAGAAGCACATCGTCGAGAAGGTCGTCGAGCACAGCTTCGCCAAGCACAGCTTCTACAAGGGCGAGAAGCCCTTCATGGTCGGTGCGCTTCCAAGGCTGGTCAACAACGCGGAGACACTCTACGGAAGGGCCAGAGAGCTCTACGAGAGCCACAAGGACCTGCTCAGGCCGACCAACCCCTTCGCGAACAACCTCGCCCAGGCGCTTGAGCTGGTCTACTTTATCGAGCGCGGCATAGACCTCATAGACGAGGCCCTCGCCAAGTGGCCGATAGCGCCGAAGGACAGGGTTGAGGTGAAAGACGGCTTCGGCGTCAGCACCACCGAGGCCCCGCGCGGAATCGTCACCTACGCCCTCGAGGTCAAGGACGGAAGGGTTGCCTACGCGGACATCATAACTCCAACGGCCTACAACTTCGCCATGATGGAAGTCCACGTCAGGATGATGGCGGAGAAGCACTACAACGACGATCCGGAGAGGCTCAAGTACCTCACCGAGATGGTCGTTCGCGCCTACGACCCGTGCATCTCCTGTTCAGTGCACGTGGCGAGGCTCTGA
- a CDS encoding type II toxin-antitoxin system VapC family toxin, which produces MRHTLVDTSVIVEYLKGNPKAISSISKLLNENNVLFINPAVFSEVIYVMMGHYSGKAPRTIKGNPKRLPRELDIVFQILSDYAFVEITRETTEIAKELIQKYAMLPNDALILATCIEHGFALATLDDDFFGPAKVEGVEIVTG; this is translated from the coding sequence ATGAGGCACACGTTGGTAGACACCTCCGTCATAGTTGAGTACCTTAAAGGCAACCCGAAAGCCATTAGCTCCATCTCAAAGCTTCTCAATGAGAATAATGTGCTCTTCATTAATCCCGCAGTTTTCAGTGAAGTTATCTACGTGATGATGGGGCATTACTCAGGGAAGGCCCCCAGAACGATTAAGGGGAATCCCAAAAGGTTACCAAGAGAACTCGATATAGTTTTTCAGATTCTCTCGGACTATGCCTTTGTGGAAATCACCCGGGAAACAACTGAAATCGCTAAAGAACTCATCCAAAAGTACGCCATGCTCCCCAACGATGCACTGATTCTCGCGACCTGCATAGAGCACGGTTTTGCACTGGCGACCCTCGATGACGACTTTTTCGGCCCCGCGAAGGTGGAAGGTGTTGAAATTGTAACGGGGTGA
- a CDS encoding hydrogenase maturation protease, whose protein sequence is MRTLILALGNELMKDDGIGLKAGRILAEKGYNVLDVGTDIFMLSAHYKGEERLIIMDAILSEKFRPGEIIHLSGEEVFKKLKAEIRSAHFMGAIDGLKLLMAMDERLAKADIHFIGVVAKEIDLGMELTEEVERALPRVVELVEELCEE, encoded by the coding sequence TTGAGAACTCTAATCCTTGCACTCGGCAACGAGCTGATGAAGGACGATGGAATCGGGCTGAAGGCCGGCAGAATACTCGCGGAGAAGGGGTACAACGTCCTCGACGTTGGCACGGACATATTCATGCTCTCCGCCCATTACAAAGGGGAGGAGCGGTTGATAATCATGGATGCCATACTGAGCGAGAAGTTCCGGCCGGGCGAGATAATTCACCTGAGCGGCGAGGAGGTCTTCAAAAAGCTGAAGGCCGAGATAAGGAGCGCACACTTTATGGGGGCGATAGACGGGCTCAAACTCCTGATGGCGATGGACGAACGCCTCGCCAAGGCAGATATACACTTCATCGGCGTCGTGGCCAAGGAGATAGACCTCGGGATGGAGCTCACCGAGGAAGTTGAAAGGGCCCTGCCGAGGGTCGTCGAGCTGGTTGAGGAACTATGCGAAGAATGA
- a CDS encoding SufD family Fe-S cluster assembly protein yields the protein MTITVQEAKEIIAQEIENLAERNREPEWMTRIRYKALEAFERAPHNDPVISEEELLKFIAKPEIAGVPENIESLDDLPPEMKALLDRLGISEVEQKYIAGLAVQTDTGVIYNEFLKEWEKKGLIVLPMEEAVKRYPDVVKKHFLQMFRADESKMTAYHTAVWNGGIFLYVKEGLKVPFPLHLFFLIQESALAQAPHIIIIAEKNTEFHLIEGCTAPVLLKHSLHLDMTEAYIHDGARAQLTVLQNWPEYVHTRPMTRARIGKGARFINTTVGLGTGKSNVANPKYWVDENGYVELNGIILGQKDWYVDLGGEMYLRGRGAAGINASKSVIMDESTVITRGIIRAEAPKTKGHISCDALLMSDSATMETYPGLVSKVDDAELSHEAAIGKIREEELFYLMSRGLSEEKATQLIVKGFLEPMLKDIPMEFLVEIRKIIELAVSGGM from the coding sequence ATGACGATAACCGTTCAGGAGGCCAAGGAGATAATCGCCCAGGAGATAGAGAACCTGGCGGAGAGGAACAGGGAACCAGAGTGGATGACGAGGATAAGGTACAAGGCCCTGGAGGCCTTTGAGAGGGCACCCCACAACGACCCGGTCATAAGCGAGGAGGAGCTGCTTAAGTTCATCGCCAAGCCCGAGATAGCAGGCGTTCCCGAGAACATCGAGAGCCTCGACGACCTGCCCCCGGAGATGAAGGCGCTCCTCGACAGGCTCGGCATAAGCGAGGTCGAGCAGAAGTACATAGCCGGCCTGGCGGTTCAGACAGACACCGGGGTCATCTACAACGAGTTCCTCAAGGAATGGGAGAAGAAGGGCCTCATAGTCCTGCCCATGGAAGAGGCGGTCAAGAGGTACCCGGACGTCGTTAAGAAGCACTTCCTCCAGATGTTCCGGGCGGACGAGAGCAAAATGACCGCCTACCACACCGCGGTGTGGAACGGTGGAATCTTCCTCTACGTCAAGGAGGGTCTCAAAGTTCCGTTCCCGCTGCACCTGTTCTTCCTCATCCAGGAGAGCGCGCTGGCCCAGGCGCCGCACATAATCATAATCGCCGAGAAGAACACGGAGTTCCACCTCATCGAGGGTTGCACCGCGCCGGTTTTGCTCAAACACTCCCTCCACCTCGACATGACCGAGGCCTACATCCACGACGGCGCTAGGGCCCAGCTCACCGTCCTCCAGAACTGGCCGGAGTACGTTCACACAAGGCCGATGACCCGGGCGAGAATCGGAAAGGGGGCCCGCTTCATCAACACCACCGTTGGTCTGGGAACGGGTAAGAGCAACGTGGCCAACCCCAAGTACTGGGTGGACGAGAACGGCTACGTCGAGCTGAACGGCATAATCCTTGGCCAGAAAGACTGGTACGTTGACCTCGGCGGCGAGATGTACCTTCGGGGCAGGGGCGCCGCTGGAATAAACGCCAGCAAATCAGTCATAATGGACGAGAGCACCGTCATAACCCGCGGTATCATACGGGCGGAGGCGCCGAAGACGAAGGGACACATAAGCTGCGATGCACTGCTGATGAGCGACAGTGCCACGATGGAGACCTACCCCGGACTCGTCAGCAAGGTCGACGATGCCGAGCTCAGCCATGAGGCCGCCATAGGAAAGATACGCGAGGAGGAGCTGTTCTACCTGATGTCGCGCGGTCTGAGCGAGGAGAAGGCGACCCAGCTAATCGTCAAGGGCTTCCTCGAACCGATGCTCAAGGACATACCGATGGAGTTCCTCGTCGAGATAAGGAAGATAATCGAGCTGGCAGTGAGTGGGGGCATGTGA
- the sufC gene encoding Fe-S cluster assembly ATPase SufC has translation MLKVENLHVSVEGRAILKGLTLEVNPGEFHVVMGPNGSGKSTLALTIAGHPRYSVEGGRILFDGEDITSLGPDERAKRGIMLAFQHPHEVEGVRIIEFLQQVLVETKGVDPVEAYDRIVKKAEELWFREEDLHRYVNVGFSGGERKRLELLQALLIEPKLLILDEPDSGVDVDSLSVISRKIEELHQKGTAILLITHYGRILGHLDREKLRVHVMKDGRIVKTGSGELVDRIESEGFGRIFEEVGE, from the coding sequence ATGCTCAAAGTTGAGAACCTTCACGTCTCGGTAGAGGGCAGGGCCATACTCAAAGGCCTCACCCTTGAGGTGAATCCAGGTGAGTTTCACGTCGTCATGGGACCGAACGGCTCAGGGAAATCAACGCTGGCCCTCACAATAGCGGGTCATCCAAGGTACTCCGTGGAGGGCGGAAGGATACTCTTCGACGGGGAGGATATAACCAGCCTTGGGCCCGACGAGAGGGCCAAGAGGGGAATAATGCTGGCCTTCCAGCACCCCCACGAGGTCGAGGGCGTTAGGATCATCGAGTTCCTTCAGCAGGTTCTGGTTGAGACGAAGGGCGTTGATCCCGTGGAGGCCTACGACAGGATAGTCAAAAAGGCGGAGGAGCTGTGGTTCAGGGAGGAGGATCTCCACCGCTACGTTAACGTTGGCTTCTCAGGCGGCGAGAGAAAGCGGCTTGAGCTCCTCCAGGCGCTCCTCATAGAGCCGAAGCTTCTCATCCTCGACGAGCCCGACAGCGGCGTCGACGTTGACTCCCTGAGCGTCATAAGCCGGAAGATAGAGGAGCTCCACCAGAAGGGAACGGCCATACTTCTCATCACCCACTACGGCAGGATACTCGGACACCTAGATAGGGAGAAGCTCAGGGTTCACGTGATGAAGGACGGCAGGATTGTGAAGACCGGTTCTGGAGAGCTCGTTGACAGGATAGAGAGCGAGGGCTTCGGCAGGATATTCGAGGAGGTGGGAGAATGA
- the lonB gene encoding ATP-dependent protease LonB: protein MGDKEKIEEALAPREYGESLELGVDFSTTEEIKVPEKLIDQVIGQEHAVEVIRTAANQKRHVLLIGEPGTGKSMLGQAMAELLPTENLEDILVFPNPEDENMPKIKTVPACQGRRIVEKYREKAKGQENIKSYILLFVMFTVMLALFIDFNSTTLLMGLFVVILTIMALSNMRLKGSVLVPKLLVDNCGRNKAPFIDATGAHAGALLGDVRHDPFQSGGLGTPAHERVEPGMIHRAHKGVLFIDEVATLSLKMQQSLLTAMQEKRFPITGQSEMSSGAMVRTEPVPCDFVLVAAGNLDTVDKMHPALRSRIRGYGYEVYMRTTMPDTLENRKKLVQFVAQEVIRDGKIPHFTREAVEEIVREAQKRAGRKGHLTLRLRDLGGIVRAAGDIAIKKGKKHVEREDVIEAVRMAKPLEKQLADWYIERKKEYQVIKAEGKGIGRVNGLAVIGEQSGIVLPIEAVVPPAASKEEGKIIVTGKLGEIAKEAVQNVSAIIKRYKGEDISRYDIHVQFLQTYEGVEGDSASISVATAVISALEEIPIRQDVAMTGSLSVLGEVLPIGGATPKIEAAIEAGIKTVIIPKANEKDVFLSKDKADKIQIFPVETIDQVLEIALVDNERKDELLRRIREALPLSL, encoded by the coding sequence ATGGGGGACAAAGAAAAGATTGAAGAGGCCCTGGCCCCCAGGGAGTACGGCGAGAGCCTGGAGCTGGGCGTGGATTTCAGCACCACAGAGGAGATCAAGGTTCCGGAGAAGCTAATAGACCAGGTCATCGGCCAGGAGCATGCCGTTGAGGTCATCAGAACCGCGGCAAACCAGAAGAGGCACGTTCTTTTAATCGGAGAACCTGGAACCGGCAAGTCCATGCTCGGTCAGGCCATGGCGGAGCTTCTCCCGACGGAGAACCTCGAAGACATACTGGTCTTCCCGAACCCGGAAGACGAGAACATGCCCAAGATAAAGACCGTTCCCGCCTGCCAGGGAAGACGGATAGTCGAGAAGTACCGGGAGAAGGCCAAGGGCCAGGAGAATATAAAATCGTACATCCTTCTGTTCGTTATGTTCACCGTCATGCTCGCCCTTTTCATAGACTTCAACTCGACGACGCTCCTGATGGGTCTCTTCGTCGTTATCCTCACCATAATGGCGCTCTCAAACATGCGCCTCAAGGGCTCCGTTCTCGTCCCGAAGCTTCTCGTGGACAACTGCGGCAGGAACAAGGCACCGTTCATCGACGCCACAGGCGCGCACGCGGGCGCGCTCCTCGGCGACGTCAGGCACGACCCGTTCCAGTCCGGCGGCCTCGGAACGCCCGCCCACGAGAGGGTGGAGCCGGGAATGATACACCGTGCCCATAAGGGAGTCCTGTTCATAGACGAGGTGGCGACCCTGAGCCTCAAGATGCAGCAGAGCCTCCTCACCGCGATGCAGGAGAAGAGGTTCCCGATAACCGGCCAAAGCGAGATGTCGAGCGGTGCGATGGTCAGGACCGAGCCGGTCCCGTGCGACTTCGTCCTCGTTGCGGCCGGAAACCTCGACACCGTTGACAAGATGCACCCGGCATTGCGCTCCCGTATAAGGGGCTACGGCTACGAGGTTTACATGCGCACGACGATGCCGGACACCCTGGAGAACAGGAAGAAGCTCGTCCAGTTCGTCGCACAGGAGGTAATCCGCGACGGAAAGATACCCCACTTCACCAGGGAGGCCGTTGAGGAGATAGTCAGGGAGGCCCAGAAGCGGGCCGGCAGAAAGGGACACCTCACCCTCCGCCTCCGCGACCTCGGCGGTATCGTTAGGGCCGCGGGCGACATAGCCATAAAGAAAGGCAAAAAGCACGTCGAGAGGGAGGACGTGATAGAGGCCGTCAGGATGGCAAAGCCGCTCGAGAAGCAGCTCGCAGACTGGTACATCGAGAGGAAGAAGGAGTACCAGGTCATCAAGGCGGAGGGCAAGGGAATCGGCCGCGTGAACGGTCTCGCCGTCATAGGCGAGCAGAGCGGTATAGTCCTGCCGATAGAGGCGGTCGTCCCCCCCGCCGCCAGCAAGGAGGAGGGCAAGATTATCGTCACAGGAAAGCTGGGTGAGATAGCAAAGGAAGCCGTGCAGAACGTCTCGGCGATAATCAAGCGCTACAAGGGTGAGGACATAAGCCGCTACGATATACACGTCCAGTTCCTCCAGACCTACGAGGGTGTCGAGGGCGACTCGGCGAGCATAAGCGTGGCCACCGCGGTTATATCCGCGCTGGAGGAGATACCGATAAGGCAGGACGTTGCCATGACGGGCTCGCTCAGCGTCCTCGGTGAGGTGCTCCCGATAGGGGGTGCCACGCCGAAGATAGAGGCCGCAATCGAGGCCGGCATAAAGACCGTCATAATCCCCAAGGCCAACGAGAAGGACGTCTTCCTCAGCAAGGACAAGGCGGATAAGATACAGATATTCCCGGTCGAGACCATCGACCAGGTCCTCGAGATCGCCCTCGTGGACAACGAGAGGAAGGATGAGCTTCTCAGGCGCATAAGGGAAGCCCTTCCGCTTTCCCTTTGA
- a CDS encoding DUF2666 family protein — protein sequence MRVEDQIVFTAHHGNWKVADRLLDMNDEKVAHFIASIANTVNAKIPEYLTEVMNVAGIASLAEELAQKNLSDAVVALKSPGTARKLGQLVFEDDKKLRKHLVDVAKALLVREVLSKKVPVDYPEEQLSEVRIVFPYNEDHVNFTAFHLSAEHGKWRAVRRLIIDDKTPMADVARLLASINESITLKLPVYAGIDVDGIDAWFGEFKKVKKAEIPAVVEKYMHFPAENYAPRPFVEHARVYALRKALEKIGLPLDVPAKSLEKYLEKK from the coding sequence ATGAGGGTAGAGGATCAGATAGTGTTTACGGCGCATCACGGGAACTGGAAGGTGGCGGACAGGCTCCTCGATATGAACGATGAGAAGGTGGCTCACTTCATAGCGAGCATCGCCAACACGGTCAACGCGAAGATACCGGAGTACCTCACGGAGGTCATGAACGTCGCGGGAATAGCGAGCCTCGCCGAGGAGCTGGCACAGAAGAACCTGAGCGATGCCGTTGTGGCGCTCAAGTCGCCCGGAACCGCGAGGAAGCTGGGTCAGCTCGTCTTCGAGGACGACAAGAAGCTCAGGAAGCACCTCGTTGACGTCGCCAAGGCACTCCTCGTCAGGGAGGTTCTCTCCAAGAAAGTCCCCGTGGACTACCCCGAAGAGCAGCTGAGCGAGGTCAGGATAGTCTTCCCGTACAACGAGGACCACGTCAACTTCACGGCGTTCCACCTCAGCGCGGAGCACGGCAAGTGGAGAGCTGTTAGGAGGCTCATAATCGATGACAAGACGCCGATGGCAGACGTCGCAAGGCTCCTCGCAAGCATAAACGAGAGCATAACCCTGAAGCTCCCCGTCTACGCCGGCATCGACGTGGACGGGATAGACGCATGGTTCGGGGAGTTCAAGAAGGTTAAAAAGGCCGAGATTCCGGCGGTCGTTGAGAAGTACATGCACTTCCCGGCCGAGAACTACGCCCCCAGGCCGTTCGTTGAGCATGCCCGTGTTTACGCCCTGAGGAAGGCCCTGGAGAAGATAGGCCTGCCGCTCGACGTTCCGGCCAAGAGCCTTGAGAAGTACCTGGAGAAGAAGTGA
- a CDS encoding RidA family protein, whose product MEKETVFTERAPRPIGPYSQGIIAEGRLLFVSGQIPINPETGELVEGDIEEQARVAIENLLAVVEAAGGSAENVVKVTVYIRNMGDYARFNEVYNRYFSSSKPARAVVEVSNLPKGVAVEIEAVAVL is encoded by the coding sequence ATGGAAAAGGAAACCGTCTTTACCGAGAGGGCCCCCAGGCCGATAGGCCCCTACAGCCAGGGGATCATCGCGGAAGGAAGGCTCCTCTTCGTCTCAGGACAGATACCGATAAACCCCGAAACCGGGGAACTTGTGGAGGGAGACATAGAGGAGCAGGCCAGGGTGGCCATTGAGAACCTCCTGGCGGTGGTCGAGGCCGCCGGGGGAAGCGCCGAGAACGTGGTGAAGGTCACGGTTTACATCAGGAACATGGGCGACTACGCCAGGTTCAACGAGGTTTACAACCGCTACTTCTCCAGCTCCAAGCCCGCCAGGGCGGTTGTTGAGGTCTCAAACCTGCCCAAGGGCGTGGCGGTCGAGATAGAGGCCGTCGCCGTCCTCTGA
- a CDS encoding Mov34/MPN/PAD-1 family protein: MDVVRIRRELLEYLLELAREFYPNEFAGFLREKAGVFEEVLIAPNPHFGTSSAFFDTWMLPYDESIKGTVHSHPGPSAWPSQADLHFFSKFGGVHLIIAYPFTEDAVRAYSSSGERIRMEIVD; encoded by the coding sequence ATGGACGTCGTGAGAATACGGAGGGAACTGCTCGAATACCTGCTGGAGCTGGCGCGAGAGTTCTACCCAAACGAGTTCGCCGGTTTCCTGAGGGAGAAAGCTGGGGTCTTCGAGGAGGTTCTAATAGCCCCCAACCCGCACTTCGGCACGAGTTCGGCTTTCTTCGACACCTGGATGCTGCCCTACGACGAGAGCATAAAGGGAACCGTCCACTCACACCCCGGCCCGAGCGCCTGGCCCTCACAGGCGGACCTCCACTTCTTCTCGAAGTTCGGGGGCGTTCACCTGATAATAGCGTATCCCTTCACGGAAGACGCCGTTAGGGCATACTCAAGCAGCGGCGAGCGCATCAGGATGGAGATAGTGGACTAA
- a CDS encoding helix-turn-helix transcriptional regulator — protein MKVRDVLDKLDEKQKRTVMQCSETCSMPDLDREVDIHIDDEMIRFLKAISNPLRFRILKLLRDNWMCVCLISKILEQDQTLISHHLRTLKTLNLIDERKEGKMHFYRINRDVLEEYLAKVREGLV, from the coding sequence ATGAAGGTGCGTGACGTCCTAGACAAGCTGGACGAGAAGCAGAAGAGGACAGTAATGCAGTGTTCTGAGACATGCAGCATGCCAGACCTCGACAGGGAAGTGGACATCCACATCGATGACGAGATGATAAGGTTCCTCAAGGCGATATCCAACCCCCTGAGGTTCAGGATACTCAAGCTCCTGAGGGACAACTGGATGTGCGTGTGCCTGATCTCCAAGATACTCGAGCAGGACCAGACCCTGATAAGCCACCACCTCCGCACCCTAAAGACCCTGAACCTGATAGACGAGCGCAAGGAGGGCAAGATGCACTTCTACAGAATCAACAGAGATGTGCTCGAGGAATACCTTGCAAAGGTCCGCGAGGGGCTGGTGTGA
- a CDS encoding MazG nucleotide pyrophosphohydrolase domain-containing protein, with protein MNEHQEKVDILVREFGGYWGPFEMLAALVEEVGELADELLKVEGVKGTGEKEGLEEEIGDVVFALACIANHYGIDLLNALEKSVNKYRVRDKNRWGEPDEDIEG; from the coding sequence GTGAACGAGCACCAGGAAAAAGTTGACATACTCGTCAGGGAGTTCGGCGGCTACTGGGGCCCCTTTGAGATGCTCGCGGCGCTGGTGGAGGAGGTCGGGGAGCTGGCTGACGAGCTTCTGAAGGTCGAGGGCGTCAAAGGCACGGGGGAGAAGGAAGGTCTGGAGGAGGAAATCGGCGACGTGGTCTTTGCACTCGCCTGCATCGCGAACCACTACGGCATCGACCTCCTCAACGCGCTGGAGAAAAGCGTGAACAAGTACCGGGTCAGGGACAAGAATCGATGGGGAGAACCCGATGAGGACATTGAGGGATAA
- a CDS encoding Lrp/AsnC family transcriptional regulator translates to MADKINGIDIRILKLLSKNARLTYKELAEILGTTRQRISRRMDRLERNGVIKKYTVIPDYDALGYVHVILRITLKPSVNIDEIIPILVEDENIKIIQRAIGSHSLVVHIVGPKDMKEELERIIAEVSRKIPGIDKLDITFVTETVKFEVL, encoded by the coding sequence ATGGCCGATAAAATAAACGGAATCGACATCCGCATTTTAAAGCTCCTCTCAAAGAACGCCCGCCTTACCTATAAGGAGCTCGCTGAGATTCTCGGCACCACCAGGCAGAGGATATCAAGGAGAATGGACCGCCTTGAGAGGAACGGCGTCATAAAGAAGTACACCGTCATACCCGACTACGATGCCCTCGGCTACGTCCACGTGATCCTCAGAATAACCCTCAAGCCGTCGGTCAACATCGACGAGATAATCCCCATCCTGGTCGAGGACGAGAACATCAAGATCATCCAGCGCGCCATTGGCTCCCACAGCCTGGTCGTCCACATAGTTGGGCCGAAGGACATGAAGGAGGAGCTCGAGAGAATCATCGCAGAGGTCTCCAGGAAGATACCCGGAATCGACAAGCTCGACATAACCTTCGTGACCGAGACCGTCAAGTTCGAGGTTCTCTGA
- a CDS encoding DUF92 domain-containing protein — protein sequence MLERIAVDVAVVAGLGLGSYRFKALDAKGAAAAAALGLVVIELGGIYPFLAMVAFVVIGVLATKYRFMEKVKLGTAQSRNGVRSWGNVLGNGLAAAIFLAFEYLSQRDVFWAATFAAIATANGDTLASELGKVFGRSPKLITNFKPARPGTNGAVSWAGELFALAGALAIAPFALPLTSDKGLMLLAVTLGGFIGVNLDSLIGATLENEGITNNNSTNFLASLLGGFVGAGLFYLLGGA from the coding sequence ATGCTCGAAAGAATCGCCGTGGACGTGGCAGTGGTCGCTGGGCTGGGCCTCGGCTCGTACCGGTTCAAGGCCCTCGACGCAAAGGGTGCCGCAGCGGCGGCGGCGCTGGGGCTTGTCGTCATAGAGCTCGGCGGGATTTATCCGTTCCTGGCCATGGTGGCCTTCGTTGTCATCGGCGTTCTTGCAACTAAATACAGGTTTATGGAGAAGGTCAAACTCGGCACGGCCCAGAGCAGAAACGGAGTCCGGAGCTGGGGCAACGTCCTCGGAAACGGACTCGCTGCCGCCATCTTTCTCGCCTTCGAGTACCTGTCCCAGAGGGATGTTTTCTGGGCGGCCACGTTCGCGGCCATCGCAACAGCAAACGGGGATACCCTCGCCAGCGAGCTTGGAAAGGTCTTCGGAAGAAGCCCGAAACTGATAACCAACTTCAAACCCGCCAGACCCGGAACCAACGGCGCTGTATCATGGGCAGGCGAGCTCTTCGCCCTCGCAGGAGCGCTGGCGATAGCACCCTTTGCCCTCCCACTGACCTCGGACAAGGGCCTCATGCTCCTCGCGGTGACCCTCGGCGGTTTCATCGGGGTCAATCTGGACAGCCTAATAGGCGCCACCCTGGAGAACGAGGGCATCACCAACAACAACTCCACCAATTTCCTAGCCTCGCTCCTGGGCGGCTTCGTGGGCGCTGGCTTGTTCTACCTCCTCGGTGGAGCGTGA